A stretch of Acropora palmata chromosome 9, jaAcrPala1.3, whole genome shotgun sequence DNA encodes these proteins:
- the LOC141892906 gene encoding uncharacterized protein LOC141892906, with translation MFKSSLTVFFLILFAHSCNAHSLTEEVEPIEIPGENRESSVVETTGAIEVPDEDNGDKTNVGEKDFEGQKSVKSRQRRAVCGFRTYNPSFYMCCQGTVQRRSGLSPACCGTRPYDAKFRMCCGGTIQSRSGLSPACCGTRPYDAKFRMCCGGTIQSRSGLSPACCGTRPYDAKFRMCCGGTIQSRSGLSPACCGTRPYDAKFRMCCGGTIQSRSGLRPACCGTRSYDAAFRSCCAGRIC, from the exons ATGTTCAAATCGAGTTTAACGGTATTTTTTCTGATCCTGTTTGCTCACAGTTGCAATGCACATTCACTGACCGAAGAAGTGGAGCCGATCGAGATCCCAGGAGAGAACAGGGAGAGTTCAGTAGTCGAGACTACAGGCGCGATTGAGGTTCCTGATGAAGATAATGGTGACAAGACCAATGTTGGTGAAAAGGATTTCGAAG GCCAAAAGTCAGTTAAAAGCAGACAACGCCGAGCTGTATGTGGTTTTAGAACTTACAACCCAAGTTTCTACATGTGCTGCCAAGGTACAGTACAAAGGAGATCCGGATTGAGTCCCGCATGTTGCGGGACTAGACCTTACGACGCCAAATTTCGCATGTGCTGTGGAGGTACTATACAAAGCAGATCCGGATTGAGTCCCGCATGTTGCGGGACTAGACCTTACGACGCCAAATTTCGCATGTGCTGTGGAGGTACTATACAAAGCAGATCCGGATTGAGTCCCGCATGTTGCGGGACTAGACCTTACGACGCCAAATTTCGCATGTGCTGTGGAGGTACTATACAAAGTAGATCCGGATTGAGTCCCGCATGTTGCGGGACTAGACCTTACGACGCCAAATTTCGCATGTGCTGTGGAGGTACTATACAAAGCAGATCCGGATTGAGACCCGCATGTTGCGGGACTAGATCTTACGACGCCGCATTCCGCAGTTGTTGTGCCGGACGGATTTGTTGA